A genomic window from Fibrobacterota bacterium includes:
- a CDS encoding TerD family protein translates to MSVLKPGANANLSPWKFALSISYGSIPDVDIDVSAFLLTEKGKVRGDGDMCFYGQPQVGSGAVILNPASGSKTKTEFSMDLAKVDRSIEKIVLVMTIHENRAVMGKLSEIAIDVPECGGLRGEISCTGMTETALILAEIYRRGEDWKLRVVGQGFENGLSAIATHFGVDIASPAQASPTPTKAPVPEVGKQPELVPINLKHICLTKQGESSKIPLKKGGSDPIRVKATWIDNGDGRSDNDDLDLRAGILMPNGKMHWLASSHPGALDKAPFARHLGDVQNVSRNAPGTEIIELNPEISKRLGGPVGFVFSVYSAISNGDVSIASLHPAMSIEHDGTVVECKYEFPDGQDAEGVYTYVIGTVDIDDAAITVRLSGLTSPPESENTPWIVRKGGLLAVSFDGVPVFKEGRGLLGRLFGGGQKSYANA, encoded by the coding sequence ATGTCGGTCCTGAAACCTGGTGCCAACGCCAATCTTTCGCCGTGGAAGTTCGCGCTCTCCATCTCCTACGGATCCATTCCCGATGTGGATATCGATGTCTCCGCCTTCCTTCTCACCGAAAAAGGGAAGGTTCGTGGCGATGGAGACATGTGTTTCTACGGACAGCCCCAGGTCGGGTCGGGTGCCGTCATCTTGAATCCCGCCTCCGGCTCAAAAACGAAGACGGAGTTTTCGATGGACCTAGCCAAAGTGGACCGATCCATCGAGAAGATCGTGCTGGTGATGACCATTCACGAGAACCGGGCGGTCATGGGCAAGCTTTCCGAAATCGCGATCGACGTTCCCGAATGCGGAGGGCTTCGCGGCGAGATTTCCTGTACGGGGATGACAGAAACTGCTCTCATCCTGGCGGAGATCTATCGCCGTGGGGAAGATTGGAAGCTGAGGGTGGTGGGGCAGGGCTTCGAGAATGGCTTGTCGGCCATCGCTACGCACTTTGGAGTGGACATCGCTTCACCGGCACAAGCCTCTCCGACTCCAACCAAAGCCCCCGTTCCTGAGGTGGGAAAACAACCGGAGTTGGTCCCGATCAATCTGAAGCACATCTGCCTCACCAAACAAGGAGAAAGTTCGAAGATCCCGTTGAAGAAAGGGGGGAGTGACCCGATCCGCGTCAAGGCGACCTGGATCGACAACGGGGATGGGCGATCGGACAACGATGACCTCGATCTGCGCGCCGGGATTCTGATGCCCAACGGCAAGATGCACTGGCTGGCTTCTTCGCATCCAGGCGCGTTGGACAAGGCTCCCTTCGCGCGGCATCTCGGGGACGTCCAAAACGTGTCCAGGAATGCGCCTGGGACGGAGATCATCGAGCTCAACCCCGAAATATCCAAGCGCCTTGGTGGGCCGGTCGGATTTGTGTTCTCCGTCTACAGTGCGATTTCCAACGGAGATGTCTCCATCGCCTCGCTCCATCCTGCCATGTCCATCGAGCATGATGGGACGGTGGTGGAATGCAAGTACGAATTCCCGGATGGCCAGGACGCGGAGGGTGTCTACACGTACGTGATCGGGACCGTCGACATCGACGACGCGGCAATTACGGTCCGGCTGTCCGGTCTCACTTCGCCTCCCGAAAGCGAGAACACCCCGTGGATCGTTCGGAAAGGGGGCCT